From the genome of Aerococcus sanguinicola:
TCTTGGCAAAGGGGCGGCGCGGATGGTCAAATTTGGCCATTACTTGTCCTATCCTACCATGCTCGTTGGTTTGCTCTATGGTTCCTTCTTTGGGGAATCCATTCCAACCGGTATTGTTGATCCGACGGGGGACGCTATCTTAATTATGGCAGCCTCTGTTGTGATTGGTTTGATCCATATCTTAGTGGCCCTTTGCATCAAGATCTACCTTGAAGTACGCCGGGGCAATATAGAATCTGCCTATAGCGATGGTTTAGGTTGGATCCTGATCTTACTCGGCCTAGGTGCCTGGGGAATCGGTGCCATGGCTGGAATGCCAGAAGTTGGAACAATTGGGAAATGGGTTTCCATTATCGGCTTTGCCGGAATGATTATTGTACCCGTTATCTTCCAAGATAAGAAGCTCCTGGCCGCTGGGCTAGGTCTATACAATATCTATGGGATTTCAGGCTATGTTGGTGACTTAGTCTCCTATACCCGTCTGATGGCGCTCGGGATCTCTGGTGGATCCATTGCCATGGCCTTCAACATGCTTGTTGGCTTCTTCCCAGCCCCAATTCGTTTCACAATTGGGATCGTATTGATTATCGCCTTGCAATCCTTCAACTTATTCCTCTCAGTTCTGAGTGGTTACGTTCACGGTTTGCGTTTGATCTTCGTAGAATTCTTCGGTAAGTTCTATGAAGGGGACGGCCGGGCCTTCAGCCCAATCAATACCCTAGAGAAATATGTACGTTTAAATAACTCTGACAAATAGACACAATATATAATACGGAGGTATAGTAATGGAAAACTGGATAAGCTTTTTTGTTGAAAATGGTGGCGCAATCTTCGCTATGTTAGGTGTAGCGGTTGCCGTAATGTTCTCAGGTATGGGTTCTGCTCGCGGTGTTGGTGAAGCTGGTCAAGCTGCTGCTGCCTTAGTTAAAGACCAACCTGAAAAATTCGCCCAATCCTTGATCTTGCAACTTCTACCTGGTACCCAAGGTTTGTACGGCTTCGTGGTAGGTTTCATGATCTACTTACAATTAGGGAATGAATTAAGCTTACAACAAGGCTTTCTCTATTTAATGGCCGCTCTTCCTATCGGGATTGTTGGTTGGATCTCAGCTAAATACCAAGGTCAAACTGCCGCTGCAGGTATGCAAATCTTGGCGAAACGTCCAGAAAACGTTTCTAACGCAATTGTTTACGCCGTTATGGTGGAAACCTACGCAATCTTAGCTTTCGTTATGTCTCTACTCCTAGTCCTACAAATCCAAGGCTAGTTGGGACACGGGTAAGAGCTGGCCTAGGCCAGCTCTCGCAGCCTAAAGCGAAGCGGGAATATAATTTTCCAGCTTGATGACCAATCACCAGACAATCTACAGAGGAAAGGAGGCACTGTATGGCAACCATTCAAAATTTAACTCAGGATGTCCTCGCTAAGATTAGCCAGGAGGAAGATGCCAAGTTCAAATCAGGCAAAGAAAAGCTTGAACAAGACACAGCCGCTCGCAAAAAATGCATCCAGAAAGACGCTGAAGATAAGAAGGCGTCCCTAGAAGACCAAGCGGCGCGTGACCTAGACCGTAAGAAGCAAGGTTATAACAACCAAATGCGCAACCAAGTCTTAGCTAAGAAGCAAGACTTG
Proteins encoded in this window:
- a CDS encoding V-type ATP synthase subunit K, which translates into the protein MENWISFFVENGGAIFAMLGVAVAVMFSGMGSARGVGEAGQAAAALVKDQPEKFAQSLILQLLPGTQGLYGFVVGFMIYLQLGNELSLQQGFLYLMAALPIGIVGWISAKYQGQTAAAGMQILAKRPENVSNAIVYAVMVETYAILAFVMSLLLVLQIQG